In Gammaproteobacteria bacterium, the following proteins share a genomic window:
- a CDS encoding YfhL family 4Fe-4S dicluster ferredoxin, with the protein MSLMITDECINCDVCEPECPNDAISPGDEIYVIDPALCTECIGHYEESQCVEVCPVDCIPKDPEHEETEDELQLKYHQLTGE; encoded by the coding sequence ATGTCGTTGATGATCACCGATGAATGCATTAACTGTGACGTTTGTGAGCCAGAATGCCCCAATGATGCTATCTCGCCTGGCGATGAGATTTATGTAATTGATCCTGCGTTGTGTACCGAGTGCATCGGCCACTACGAAGAGTCTCAGTGTGTTGAGGTCTGTCCGGTGGATTGCATCCCAAAAGACCCCGAACATGAAGAGACGGAAGATGAATTGCAGTTGAAGTACCACCAGCTGACAGGGGAGTAA
- the coaD gene encoding pantetheine-phosphate adenylyltransferase, whose product MKNVIAVYPGTFDPITNGHIDLLNRAVKMFDRVVLAVAESPAKKPVFTLQERLSFVEQALLDCPSVSVLGFSGLLVDFAQQQQATVIIRGLRAVSDFEYEVQLSGMNRRLNPDVETVFISSAQEYAFVSSSLVREIALLDGDVSDFVPPCVKAALRQRIG is encoded by the coding sequence ATGAAAAATGTAATTGCTGTTTATCCTGGCACGTTTGATCCCATTACGAATGGTCACATTGATCTGTTGAATCGCGCGGTAAAGATGTTTGATCGTGTTGTTTTGGCGGTGGCTGAAAGTCCCGCTAAAAAACCGGTGTTTACTTTACAAGAGCGCCTCTCTTTTGTTGAGCAGGCGTTGCTGGATTGCCCTTCTGTGAGCGTCTTGGGTTTTTCGGGACTGTTAGTGGATTTTGCTCAGCAACAGCAGGCGACAGTGATTATTCGTGGGTTGCGGGCGGTTTCTGATTTTGAGTATGAGGTGCAGTTGTCGGGCATGAACCGGCGGTTAAACCCTGATGTCGAGACGGTGTTTATTTCATCTGCGCAGGAATACGCTTTTGTTTCCTCTAGCCTGGTGCGCGAGATTGCGCTTTTGGATGGGGATGTGAGTGACTTTGTACCGCCGTGCGTGAAAGCTGCGTTACGCCAGCGCATCGGTTAA